In Prunus dulcis chromosome 1, ALMONDv2, whole genome shotgun sequence, the following are encoded in one genomic region:
- the LOC117622669 gene encoding protein PLASTID MOVEMENT IMPAIRED 1: MAAENSSGTRRNSNTQLLEELEALSESLYQSHTSSTSTRRTASLILPRSSVPAIPSKDEIVPASAEEIRLKNKPRRRMSLSPWRSRPKLINDDDENEQKDRGKKATNNNLPGLRSLDDKATATTEKKGIWNWKPIRAISHIGMNKVSCLFSVEVVAAQGLPASMNGLRLSVCVRKKETKDGAVQTMPSRVTQGAADFEETLFLRCHVYCSNGHGKQQKFEPRPFWIYVFAVDAEELDFGRSSVDLSQLIQESIERNNEGQRIRQWDTSFKLLGKAKGGELVLKLGFQIMEKDGGIGIYSQADDLKSVKSKNFSSSFARKQSKTSFSVSSPKLSSRGEGWTPSQAGKAADLQGIDELDLDEPNPVPISSSSSSSALKPKEPEVPKTEDLDLPDFEVVDKGVEFQDKEEEYREEQSEKSVGQKSAASSEVVKEIVQDQVHITRLTELDSIAQQIKALESLMGEERTNDKDNENETQRLGADEENVTREFLQMLEEEEIIMNEYKLSQNDVPPLELEGAEESAEAESEVCLPDLGKSLGCVVQTRDGGYLAAMNPLDTLVARKDTPKLAMQISRPFVLPWDQSMSGFELFQRIAAIGLDELNSQLLNLMALDELMDKTAEQIAFEGIASAIIQGRNKEGASSTAARTIAAVKTMANAMSTGRKERISTGIWNVNENPLAAEEILAFSLQKIEAMALEALKIQAEIAEEEAPFDVSPSNGTTSGAKVQNHPLASSISLEDWVKNHSLANSDGDQDHSETITLAVIVQLRDPVRRYEAVGGPMIALIYATRADDTIKVNKYEEEKKFKVTSLHVGGLKVRTRGKRNAWDSEKQRLTAMQWLVAYGLAKAAGKRGKHVTSKGQDLLWSISSRVMADMWLKYMRNPDVKFTK; this comes from the coding sequence ATGGCAGCTGAAAATtcatcaggcaccaggagaaATTCCAACACTCAGCTCCTGGAAGAGCTGGAAGCGCTCAGCGAGTCGCTCTACCAATCCCACACTTCGAGTACTAGCACTCGAAGAACTGCCTCCCTTATTCTTCCTCGAAGCTCAGTTCCTGCGATACCGTCGAAAGATGAAATTGTTCCGGCTAGTGCTGAGGAGATTAGACTCAAGAACAAACCCCGAAGGCGCATGTCTTTGTCCCCGTGGCGCTCCCGCCCGAAGCTTAtcaatgatgatgatgagaatGAGCAAAAAGATCGAGGCAAGAAGGCGACGAATAATAATTTGCCGGGGTTGAGAAGCTTGGATGACAAGGCGACTGCCACCACAGAGAAAAAGGGAATCTGGAACTGGAAGCCGATTCGCGCTATCTCTCACATTGGAATGAATAAGGTCAGCTGCTTGTTCTCTGTTGAGGTTGTCGCCGCACAAGGCCTTCCAGCTTCAATGAATGGCCTCCGGCTTTCTGTCTGCGTTCGGaagaaggaaacaaaagaTGGAGCAGTTCAAACAATGCCGTCAAGAGTTACACAAGGAGCTGCTGATTTCGAAGAGACCCTTTTCCTTCGGTGCCATGTGTATTGCAGTAATGGCCATGGGAAGCAGCAGAAGTTTGAGCCAAGACCCTTTTGGATATATGTGTTTGCAGTTGATGCTGAAGAGCTTGATTTTGGGAGGAGTTCTGTGGATTTGAGTCAGCTTATTCAGGAGTCCATTGAGAGGAACAATGAAGGTCAACGAATTCGACAATGGGATACGAGTTTTAAGCTGTTAGGGAAGGCAAAAGGAGGAGAGCTTGTTTTGAAATTGGGGTTTCAGATTATGGAGAAAGATGGAGGAATTGGAATTTACAGCCAGGCTGATGATTTAAAGTCTGTAAAGTCCAAGAATTTCTCATCTTCTTTTGCTAGGAAGCAGTCAAAAACATCATTTAGTGTGTCTAGTCCAAAATTGTCGAGCAGAGGAGAAGGTTGGACTCCTTCACAAGCAGGGAAAGCAGCTGATCTTCAGGGGATTGATGAACTGGACCTTGATGAACCAAACCCAGTTCCAATAtcatcttcttcgtcttcttcagCTCTGAAGCCAAAAGAACCAGAAGTACCAAAGACAGAGGATCTTGATCTGCCAGACTTTGAAGTAGTGGATAAAGGAGTTGAATTCCAAGACAAGGAAGAGGAATATAGGGAAGAGCAATCAGAAAAGTCTGTTGGGCAAAAATCAGCAGCATCAAGTGAGGTTGTGAAGGAAATTGTACAAGATCAAGTGCATATAACAAGACTGACCGAGCTTGATTCTATTGCTCAGCAGATTAAAGCTCTTGAGTCTTTGATGGGAGAAGAAAGAACCAACGACAAAGATAACGAAAATGAAACACAGAGATTGGGGGCTGATGAGGAAAATGTAACAAGGGAGTTCCTTCAAATGcttgaggaggaggagatcATCATGAATGAATATAAACTGAGCCAAAATGATGTTCCTCCTTTGGAGCTTGAAGGAGCAGAGGAATCTGCAGAAGCTGAATCAGAGGTGTGCCTTCCTGATCTTGGGAAGAGCCTAGGCTGTGTGGTTCAAACCAGGGATGGAGGGTACTTGGCAGCCATGAACCCATTAGATACTTTGGTAGCAAGGAAAGACACTCCAAAACTTGCCATGCAGATATCAAGACCATTTGTTCTACCATGGGATCAGTCCATGAGTGGATTTGAATTGTTTCAGAGAATTGCAGCTATTGGACTTGATGAACTGAATTCTCAGCTTCTAAATTTGATGGCCTTGGATGAACTGATGGATAAAACCGCAGAGCAGATTGCTTTTGAAGGCATTGCTTCGGCGATCATCCAAGGGAGAAACAAAGAAGGTGCTAGTTCAACTGCTGCCAGAACCATTGCTGCTGTTAAAACCATGGCAAATGCAATGAGCACAGGTAGGAAAGAGAGGATTTCAACTGGGATTTGGAATGTGAATGAGAACCCCTTGGCAGCAGAGGAGATTCTGGCATTCTCCCTGCAGAAAATTGAGGCCATGGCTCTTGAAGCTTTGAAAATTCAGGCTGAAATAGCGGAGGAAGAAGCCCCATTCGATGTTTCTCCATCGAACGGTACAACAAGTGGTGCAAAAGTTCAAAATCACCCACTTGCTTCTTCTATATCACTTGAGGATTGGGTCAAAAACCACAGCTTGGCCAATTCAGATGGGGATCAAGATCATTCAGAAACAATCACACTGGCAGTTATTGTTCAGCTGAGGGATCCAGTAAGGCGGTATGAGGCAGTTGGAGGCCCTATGATTGCACTGATTTATGCAACAAGAGCTGATGACACCATTAAAGTAAATAAGTATgaggaggaaaagaaattcaaagtgACAAGTTTGCATGTGGGAGGCTTAAAGGTGAGGACAAGAGGGAAGAGGAATGCATGGGATAGTGAGAAGCAGAGGCTAACTGCAATGCAGTGGCTGGTTGCTTATGGATTGGCAAAAGCTGCAGGGAAGAGAGGCAAGCATGTGACATCCAAAGGTCAAGATTTGTTGTGGAGCATTTCATCAAGAGTAATGGCTGATATGTGGCTCAAGTACATGAGAAACCCAGATGTAAAGTTTACCAAGTGA
- the LOC117622679 gene encoding uncharacterized protein LOC117622679: protein MNGHFEDNSYCYFHPKEVVVGVCSLCLTERLLILAANKGHHVSSARGRASAHRTPSGMHKKPPISLPKIFAFSSFFNRQWKPNYLDQEASTSQEDSFISIKFEENGVASWEKNRVSKVSLEHCNMSWNHNFSKEAKEAKEVKEAKDTKSVIEHGKSHTPLRWRKRIGHLFQLIRWKRSNKGNVCHVSSKVEGVKVRKGWIRTLTKRRGAME, encoded by the exons ATGAATGGGCATTTTGAAGACAACTCCTATTGCTATTTCCACCCAAAGGAGGTGGTTGTGGGTGTTTGCTCTCTGTGCTTGACCGAGAGGCTTCTCATCTTGGCTGCAAATAAGGGCCACCATGTTTCTTCAGCCAGAGGCAGAGCTAGTGCTCATAGAACTCCAAGTGGCATGCACAAGAAGCCACCCATTAGCCTCCCCAAGATCTTTGCGTTCAGCTCTTTCTTCAATCGACAGTGGAAGCCAAATTACTTGGATCAAGAGGCCTCCACCAGCCAAGAAG ACTCGTTCATATCAATCAAGTTTGAAGAGAATGGAGTTGCCTCATGGGAGAAGAACAGAGTGTCTAAGGTCTCTCTAGAGCATTGCAACATGTCCTGGAATCACAACTTCAGCAAGGAAGCTAAGGAAGCTAAGGAGGTCAAGGAGGCTAAGGACACCAAGAGTGTGATAGAGCATGGGAAATCCCATACGCCGCTTAGGTGGCGGAAGAGGATAGGGCACTTGTTCCAGCTCATCAGATGGAAGAGGTCCAACAAGGGCAATGTGTGCCATGTGAGCAGCAAGGTGGAAGGAGTCAAGGTAAGGAAGGGTTGGATAAGAACCCTGACAAAGAGAAGGGGGGCCATGGAATAA